One Erysipelothrix amsterdamensis DNA window includes the following coding sequences:
- the topA gene encoding type I DNA topoisomerase: MKNLVIVESPSKSKTIEKYLGEDFEVVSSKGHIRDLATTGKGGLGVDFDNDFEATYKISKDKKDVVKELKAKAKKADAVYLATDPDREGEAISWHLANELGVDLDQDNRVVFNEITKDAVLSAFESPRHIDMNLVKSQETRRILDRIIGFKLSKLLQAKIKSKSAGRVQSVALKLIVDREKEIDAFTPEEYWSVLAFFENEGNIIETSAERFKGKKLKLTNEAEAQAVLDAAQGSFNITKLEKKKRKKESKLPFITSTLQQEASTRLGFPAKKTMRVAQKLYEGIQMGADTEGLITYMRTDSTRLSNVFVEDAKAFIVEEYGKEYLGKYRQGKKTENTQDAHEAIRPTSISRRPEEVKSYLTPDEYKLYRFIYYRTLASLMAPSISDSVSVVFSQNDYDFNGSGSIMTFDGYLKVYEYEKTTDKVMGELDEAKVYNAQKVEKNQHFTQPPARYTEARLIKELEELGIGRPSTYSMILETIVYRAYATFGAVSETSKTKVFKPTDQGILTNEKLQEHFSDIINVHYTANMEDELDRIAEGEENNVEALQRFVDKFYPLLEEADEKMEKIEVEKVGEVCPDCGGELVYRFGRYGKFIACGNFPECRYNRALDQDKRPEPEKTGEVCPDCGEPLVKRKSRYGTFFVGCSGFPKCRYIQPNENAKKPKTKKPEEVSAEHESLGEEIKD, from the coding sequence ATAAGTAAAGATAAGAAAGATGTTGTTAAGGAATTAAAAGCAAAAGCGAAAAAAGCAGATGCTGTTTATCTTGCAACTGACCCTGACCGTGAGGGAGAGGCGATTTCTTGGCATCTTGCGAATGAATTAGGCGTTGATCTTGATCAGGATAATCGAGTTGTTTTTAATGAGATCACCAAAGATGCTGTTTTAAGTGCATTCGAATCACCACGTCATATTGATATGAACTTGGTGAAATCACAAGAAACACGTCGGATTTTAGACCGCATTATTGGTTTTAAATTGTCTAAGTTATTACAAGCTAAGATTAAAAGTAAAAGTGCAGGACGCGTTCAATCTGTAGCGTTAAAACTAATTGTTGATCGCGAAAAAGAAATTGACGCATTTACACCTGAAGAATACTGGTCAGTGCTTGCGTTCTTTGAGAATGAAGGAAATATCATTGAAACTAGTGCAGAACGTTTCAAAGGTAAAAAGTTAAAGCTCACAAATGAAGCAGAAGCACAAGCTGTGCTCGATGCAGCTCAAGGGTCCTTTAACATTACGAAACTTGAGAAGAAAAAACGCAAGAAGGAATCAAAACTTCCTTTCATTACTTCCACACTTCAACAAGAAGCATCAACACGTCTTGGTTTTCCCGCAAAGAAAACAATGCGTGTTGCTCAAAAACTCTATGAAGGAATTCAGATGGGTGCGGATACAGAAGGTTTAATTACTTATATGCGTACCGATTCAACGCGACTCAGTAATGTTTTTGTTGAAGATGCAAAAGCATTTATCGTTGAAGAATACGGAAAAGAATATTTAGGTAAATACCGTCAAGGTAAAAAGACTGAAAATACACAGGATGCTCATGAGGCTATCCGACCAACAAGTATTTCTCGTCGTCCTGAAGAAGTTAAATCTTACCTAACACCGGATGAATACAAATTATATCGCTTTATTTACTATCGAACACTTGCATCCTTAATGGCACCATCCATTTCTGATTCAGTAAGTGTAGTTTTTAGTCAAAATGATTATGACTTCAACGGTAGTGGATCCATCATGACCTTTGACGGTTACTTAAAAGTATATGAGTACGAAAAAACTACTGATAAAGTAATGGGAGAGTTGGATGAGGCGAAGGTATATAATGCGCAAAAAGTTGAAAAGAACCAACACTTTACACAACCACCTGCACGTTATACTGAAGCGCGTTTAATTAAAGAACTTGAGGAATTGGGTATTGGTCGACCAAGTACCTACTCAATGATTTTAGAAACGATTGTTTATCGTGCCTATGCAACGTTTGGTGCCGTTTCTGAGACATCGAAAACGAAGGTCTTTAAACCTACAGATCAAGGGATTTTAACGAACGAAAAACTTCAAGAACACTTCTCGGATATTATTAATGTTCACTACACAGCGAATATGGAAGATGAATTAGACCGTATTGCGGAAGGTGAAGAAAATAATGTTGAAGCGTTACAGCGTTTTGTAGATAAGTTCTATCCATTGCTTGAAGAAGCAGATGAAAAAATGGAAAAGATTGAAGTTGAAAAAGTTGGTGAAGTTTGTCCCGATTGTGGCGGCGAGCTTGTTTACCGATTTGGTCGTTATGGAAAATTCATAGCTTGTGGAAACTTCCCAGAGTGTCGTTATAATCGCGCCTTGGATCAAGATAAACGTCCCGAGCCTGAAAAGACTGGGGAAGTCTGTCCAGACTGCGGTGAACCCTTAGTAAAGCGTAAGAGTCGTTATGGTACATTCTTTGTAGGATGTTCTGGGTTCCCTAAATGTCGTTATATTCAACCTAATGAAAATGCAAAAAAACCAAAAACAAAAAAACCCGAAGAAGTGTCAGCGGAACATGAATCTTTAGGTGAAGAAATTAAAGATTAA